The sequence AGGTGGGGCTCTCCGAGCGGGGCCGCCGGCAGGCCGCGCTGCTCGGTCAGCGACTGCGGGCCGTACCGTTGCGCGCCGTCCACCACGGCCCGCTGCGCCGGGCCGTCGAGACCGCCGAGCTGGTCGCCGGGTCACCGCCGAGGGTCCCGGTGTACGCGACCGAGCTGGCCGGCGATCACCTGCCGCACGACACCGACCCGGCCGGGCTGCCGGTGGCGTACGCGAGTTTCCTGGCCGGCTTCTCGGCGCGCGAGCGGGCCGACGGGCCGCGACTGGCGGCGGAGGCCGTCGCCCGGTTCGCCACCGCCCCGATCGACGGTGACGTCCGCGAGCTGGTGATCACGCACAACTTCCTGATCGCCTGGCTGGTCCGGCACGCCCTGGACGCCCCGGAGCGGCGCTGGCTGGGC comes from Micromonospora purpureochromogenes and encodes:
- a CDS encoding histidine phosphatase family protein, yielding MATRLLYLARHGEQDRPEIESPEVGLSERGRRQAALLGQRLRAVPLRAVHHGPLRRAVETAELVAGSPPRVPVYATELAGDHLPHDTDPAGLPVAYASFLAGFSARERADGPRLAAEAVARFATAPIDGDVRELVITHNFLIAWLVRHALDAPERRWLGLNHHNAGLTVIRYSSTGPPSLIAFNDVAHLPPELRGTGLPSDYRV